In the genome of Populus nigra chromosome 19, ddPopNigr1.1, whole genome shotgun sequence, the window taaaattttaaattgtagtagaaaaacaagattaaaaaagagagaatcacAATGTAAAATAAGGAGAAAATGCATGATCAATCTTaaagtttttagaattttgattttagtctaaaattttattttgtttatttttgaatttctctatatgagagaggagagaaagatgtcacaaaacaataaaatagagagaaagTTGTTGGTTGATCACATTTTGAACATGACAAAAAGATGATCTTTGTGTCGATAGGTTTCTCTTCTCAAAATGAGTTCAATGAATGTAGTATCTCTCTCTAAACTTACCAGAAAAagttaattaggatttttttttcttatttggttttttttagagtGTTTTAGGGGTtgttgagtgtttttttttaggtttataacGCGTCTTAGAGGTGTTATTAGGCAAAAACAAGCTGAAAATTAGGTTTGTAGGTTTTAAAAACTTGGATCctgatttttttatcactagACAATTCAGACGGCAACACATCGGTTGTCATTGCATGCTACttgttgcttattttttttttaaggatcgAGTGATGCATCATACGCTATTGAGGAAAAACAACCACACGCAAGCCTAATCCATCAACAcctagcttttatttttttaatttttaattttattcttcaacaacctaattttcttttcttttaatttatttatttttatttgtaattttatccttaaacatTGAATTGAATAAGAATCAAGCTTAGTAATTTTTTTCAGCTTGCATTCTATGGGATTATGCTAGTCTCTTGACCCATATAgtgagtttgaaaaattaacccagATTGACTCGAACGGTTTAGTGtcgtttttttaatatgtttatgtgTTGGTTTATGAACTCCTATCTCTTTTGTAAATTTCTTCTAGCAGACAAAATACATTTGCTTTGGAAGTGGCCACTTAGCCCTCGAATCCCCTCTGTGCagatttaacaatatttttttattgtcacatTTCACATATAGAAAAACCTAGCCCATTATAGATGATAATGGCTAATTAGCAAGTGGAATTCCATGGTTTTTTCGACGCAAGAGAAGAACGTGTTGGTATTGTAAATGTATTTCTtcacatcataaaaaaatcttaattgacAATAATTAGGAATTTAAAATGTGTTTAATGAAATATACCGAGAATTATATGAGctagtaaattataaaaaaaaatattaacattaactaaaaattaaaatgaaaagttgAAAGATATATATGTGATGATATTTGCTCTCGGGACACAAgattctctttgattttttttcttttatccaattaaattgcaacaaaaagattttcattagaaatataataatttaaattttgtagaaaatatgtaattattggtataaattctctttttttactaatttattttaatatgtagaTAAAGAtacattgaagaaattaaagaattggAATTCCATATATGGGTCTGactgtttttttaagtaattatgtaatctttatatattagtataaaatttaaatcctaCCTAAATATACAACTATAATCCTATATAGATATCAATACCAAACAAAGAAACTTTATTAAATTCTAATGCAAACTAAATTATTCCCATATCGATAAAACATGAATTCAAAACTAagcttatttttatgaattatgtTTAGTTATTTTACCGAGGAATTCTACTTGgaatagaattaaaatttttaattaatcctaaTTTTTTATGAGTATTCAAACTCTTGCGGGTTAATCATTGTTTTTTGGTCGATCGTGATTTTTGATCACTTAGTTGACCGCTtcaaaatttcttataattttaaactatttGAGCATGATTAAATCAACTTTATTGTACTTaatcaatttcaaccttttttatatagttttgttgtgatcaattatttttctttcgtAATTCAcgtatgaatatttatttttgatgaaaatatattttcattgatGTTAAAAACATTTTGGGTAGAGAAGGGATTActataatgttttcaaattttgaGTGGACAGTATTATTTCATGATATCTCAGGAataatttatacacaaattaaattttttaaataagaaaaaagaaaaagaaaaagaaaagtattgGTTCGTCCAAGTCTTGGTTCCATCTAAAAACAGACCCCCAAAAAGCAGGGCTCGACAGTGCCCTTCCGGCCATAGCGCATGGACTTCGGCCACCCAAAGCaaggtcaaatttttttatcgTCTTAGAGTCCACGGGAAAAACCAGTTCAAGACCCGGGAATCATCAAGAGACGACGGCAGACAACTAAGAAAAGTGTTTATCATAACTTCACTCTTGTAGTTtaatgaaatcaattaattaatctttacttttcaaatccttttataatttagtccttttttcaatttattttgttattttctcttttgaaGAATGGACACATGAATACAAAAGCAAGTGAGATGAGAAGAATTGAATAAAGACAGCATTTTTGGAACAAAAAACTACTAAATTGAGGATGGTCAATGCAAGTCAAGGgactaatttattatatttatccaCTACAAGGACTAATTAGACTAGTTTTGATAAACTAGAAGGACTAAATCACAGTTgacttttaagaaaaaaacatgcttAGGTACTTCCACTTCCACGCTCAGGACAGCAAAACCACCTATCCCAAAGACGAATAAATTTTACTGAGCAAACAAACTGTTTTTCAGAGGATAAAGATGATcataagctatatatatatatatatatatatatacacacacatatatcaaCCAGTTGATAGCTTGCATCTCAACCCTGTTACGACAGATTGCAAACGAGATGCcagaaaattcaagtgatttaATCATATGTCTCGATGATAACATAAACATTGGATATCATATtactaatatcataaataaGGATAGGCATGAAAAATGTTATTCATCGGGAAGATCTAAGTCATCTGAAAAGAAGTTTGAGCCTCCATCTTCATTCCAAGAATCCTGTGGTGAAAATAAGCATCTTTTCCAGGATCCATCAGCAGTCCATTCAAACACACGTGGATGCCTCGTAGGGAATGTCAAATTCCAGCGTGGTTGTTTGATCAAATAATCCCACTGCCTGAAAAGTGGAAAATCTTTCAGTCTGCACTTATCATTTGTATCTACAGAAATCTGCCGGCTAATAAACATTGCAAACTGCAAGTAATCAGCCAAGTTTTGTTTGACTAAGATAATTATTCCAATATGATCAAAaccataaagattaaaaaagctataaattcaaataatttaatgaacAAGATTTTTAAAGCTATCATGGCTACCTCATCTAAGGCTATCCAGGCTTCCAAAATACAAATACTCAAACTGTTGATATTCACTATGAATAGACATCGACCAACCATTTTTCTGATCATGTTCTAGTGCCCAAGGCAGACAGTGAGAAGgcattcttttaaaacatgctCACCTTCTTAAATTATCCACAAATTCAGGGCCCTCGGCAGAAGGTGAAGTAGAGCACTGAAGGAGGATCTCTTCATCAGAAAGATCTTGCAATGTCAAAGCAACATGTACTTGCCAAAATGTCCTGCACAGTAGTTAAAGGAACACAAACATCAAACGTTTGCTACATTAACTTCAGAGTTTAGCCACAAGCACGAGACCAGATACAGTCTGtagaatagaaaatattatgCCAATCACTATGCAGGCTACTGCTggagaattttaatttatgatgcaattaaatcaaaataaaaagctcAGTAGCAACCCGATACCAAGAGCATGGAGCAATCACAAATCGATCATTTTGAGTATCATAGGTCTCCAGCAACTTTCCCTTCCAAGTGGGGTCCTCATGGGAAGCAGAGATTCGAATTCTTCTGACAATTTCATCTGGGCATCTCGTAGTTCTATCAAAACTGGCTGGGATGACGAATCCAGTGGATGTTTTTACCTGACAAAGTTCAGAGAAACATCAGACTCTACATTGCCAAATCTTAACAAATGTTTCGACAACATAAAACAATGCTATTCATTATCTTGTCCTAAAACCAAGAGAACAAGACATTTGATAAACAACTACAGTTCATACTTGAAATAAGTTGGAACCACCTtgcaaattcattaaaaaacagcATTTGATACTAACAAATGGTTGAATGCTTTTTGATGAATTTAAGCATCAGATTTGCAGTCATATCATCTTCGGTATCAAATTTTGAGTTTCTAACCAGTCTTCTAGTATACTTTAGTTTTCTTGGCTGAGACACCAAAGGCTGCAAAATATAACTTGTAGAAAATTCTCAGCATGAACTTGTATACAAATGGTGCTAAGGGCATGTTGGTAATAAGGTATATCCAAGAAATGCTGTCAAAGAAATTCCTATGCTAACTAGTTCACGCCAAAAGGGAGTGGATACTTTGCTATACAAGTCATGAATTTCAAGTCAAAGAAAAATGGTTTCCATGGGGTACCAACTATGATCTCTCATTCAATTATTTCCTTCACAGAAATAGAATCTAAAATTGTCCTATGAAATCAATGCAGATATTTAAGATGACGATGGACAATTTTAAAGTTGAACCTAACCAGAAAACCATTGAAAACCGGGTATGCATTTCCTTGAGAATCCCTTTTGGTGTTATGCCCAAGGACAAAGAGAGTTTGAATGTGAAACTTTTCCTTTCTCTTACGCAGAgtttcaattattttggtaCACAAAGGAAAGGAGTAGCCATCCCCTTTTGCCTGGGTTTCAGACCTAGTGGAGCCGTTAGCTTGCTGCAAACAAATGGCAATACATTCGCTTCAATCATTTTGCCTCAAGATGTAACTAGATCTCtagaatatcaataaaaaagaagaggttCCTGGACCAGACTTTAGGTAAGACATCTTCAAAACCACCAATCAAATGTACCTGCATTTAAAAATCACAAGAATGactccaagaaaaataaatgaaccaGTGAAGAGAAGTTGTGAGTAAAGcaacaaaattgtgaggtagaAAAGGAATAGATTAATACATCCAAGTCATCATCAAAATTTTTGTCAACAACAAGTGACAACATTTGGGCGAGGCCAATATCGACAACTTTTGTAGAATCCATATGGGCAACTGAAGTCCTGCAACTCATAAAATGCCAAAatgcaaagtaaaaaataaaacaattaatatcatCAGCAGTAAAGTTCTGAGCACTTTCCCATCTCTTGTAAAATCGATTCTTACATTCCATTTCTCTGGTTCCGAATAACAAGGCCCACGCAAGTAGTTGCTTCATCAGTGCCAATAAACTTTACATGCaaggaaggaaaaataaacatctaaaacagtaaatgaaaaaaaaaaaaaacttacagcGTATTAAGACAAACAACAATTTAGAGAGAGAAGAACAAAACTTGTTTCAAACTCACGAGAAAGAAACATAAGATGATTCATAGAGATTTAGAACATGTTTCCCATGGTAAATGAGTCCATTACAGGGATATGAACTGAAAATATCAAAGAAGGCCACAATTGTTTCACGAGAGTGCCATGAGAAATCATTATTACTAGATAAAGCCACAAATTTATGACTATTTCTACACATAGTTTCATAAGTTATCAAACAGGTAACATCTTTTGTTACCCGCACACATATTGCTGCTGAAATTTCGTTGTCaatttagaaaagaaatgtaatcaatgatgaaaatatttataagatgCAATCACAAAAATTTAAACTGGGAACAACAGAAAACTTAGAGGTAAGAACTTTCTCAGACATTTACCCAGGGATAGCAAATAAAGAGCACGGCCAAAAAGAACGTACATCTATAAGTGCCGGGTCAACTGTTGCGAATTCTCTTTGGAAGACATAAACCCACCGACCCTGCAAAGCATACTCCTTTGATGCTGATGACTTCACCTCCTGCATAGCTTCGAATGAATTGGAGGCAGATACCAACTTGGGGTGTTCCAGCAAGGTTACTAGGGCACCCCTTTCCtatttatcataattataaGCTAAAGATCATTGAAAACAAATACTATATATAATAAGAACTTCAATCAAATAGAGTAACAAAATAgattaaacaaaaacacaatCTTTTTCAATGACTTAAGCATATGGGCACTAATTTCTTTCTCCTACATTTTGTAAGCAACCAAACAGAGCTGTTTCTTTGTCCTAGAGAGTTTTGGTATGTTAAAGGAAATGGATTTTTCGTAACACGAATTAGAAAGTTAACAATAGATGAAGCAAG includes:
- the LOC133679494 gene encoding protein N-terminal asparagine amidohydrolase isoform X2 — translated: MIFVDGLPFPTDSSQERGALVTLLEHPKLVSASNSFEAMQEVKSSASKEYALQGRWVYVFQREFATVDPALIDFIGTDEATTCVGLVIRNQRNGMTSVAHMDSTKVVDIGLAQMLSLVVDKNFDDDLDVHLIGGFEDVLPKQANGSTRSETQAKGDGYSFPLCTKIIETLRKRKEKFHIQTLFVLGHNTKRDSQGNAYPVFNGFLVKTSTGFVIPASFDRTTRCPDEIVRRIRISASHEDPTWKGKLLETYDTQNDRFVIAPCSWTFWQVHVALTLQDLSDEEILLQCSTSPSAEGPEFVDNLRSRQISVDTNDKCRLKDFPLFRQWDYLIKQPRWNLTFPTRHPRVFEWTADGSWKRCLFSPQDSWNEDGGSNFFSDDLDLPDE
- the LOC133679494 gene encoding protein N-terminal asparagine amidohydrolase isoform X1, which codes for MIFVDGLPFPTDSSQERGALVTLLEHPKLVSASNSFEAMQEVKSSASKEYALQGRWVYVFQREFATVDPALIDMFIFPSLHVKFIGTDEATTCVGLVIRNQRNGMTSVAHMDSTKVVDIGLAQMLSLVVDKNFDDDLDVHLIGGFEDVLPKQANGSTRSETQAKGDGYSFPLCTKIIETLRKRKEKFHIQTLFVLGHNTKRDSQGNAYPVFNGFLVKTSTGFVIPASFDRTTRCPDEIVRRIRISASHEDPTWKGKLLETYDTQNDRFVIAPCSWTFWQVHVALTLQDLSDEEILLQCSTSPSAEGPEFVDNLRSRQISVDTNDKCRLKDFPLFRQWDYLIKQPRWNLTFPTRHPRVFEWTADGSWKRCLFSPQDSWNEDGGSNFFSDDLDLPDE
- the LOC133679494 gene encoding protein N-terminal asparagine amidohydrolase isoform X3 — its product is MIFVDGLPFPTDSSQERGALVTLLEHPKLVSASNSFEAMQEVKSSASKEYALQGRWVYVFQREFATVDPALIDMFIFPSLHVKFIGTDEATTCVGLVIRNQRNGMTSVAHMDSTKVVDIGLAQMLSLVVDKNFDDDLDVHLIGGFEDVLPKQANGSTRSETQAKGDGYSFPLCTKIIETLRKRKEKFHIQTLFVLGHNTKRDSQGNAYPVFNGFLVKTSTGFVIPASFDRTTRCPDEIVRRIRISASHEDPTWKGKLLETYDTQNDRFVIAPCSWTFWQVHVALTLQDLSDEEILLQCSTSPSAEGPEFVDNLRRQWDYLIKQPRWNLTFPTRHPRVFEWTADGSWKRCLFSPQDSWNEDGGSNFFSDDLDLPDE
- the LOC133679494 gene encoding protein N-terminal asparagine amidohydrolase isoform X4; protein product: MIFVDGLPFPTDSSQERGALVTLLEHPKLVSASNSFEAMQEVKSSASKEYALQGRWVYVFQREFATVDPALIDFIGTDEATTCVGLVIRNQRNGMTSVAHMDSTKVVDIGLAQMLSLVVDKNFDDDLDVHLIGGFEDVLPKQANGSTRSETQAKGDGYSFPLCTKIIETLRKRKEKFHIQTLFVLGHNTKRDSQGNAYPVFNGFLVKTSTGFVIPASFDRTTRCPDEIVRRIRISASHEDPTWKGKLLETYDTQNDRFVIAPCSWTFWQVHVALTLQDLSDEEILLQCSTSPSAEGPEFVDNLRRQWDYLIKQPRWNLTFPTRHPRVFEWTADGSWKRCLFSPQDSWNEDGGSNFFSDDLDLPDE
- the LOC133679494 gene encoding protein N-terminal asparagine amidohydrolase isoform X5, with translation MIFVDGLPFPTDSSQERGALVTLLEHPKLVSASNSFEAMQEVKSSASKEYALQGRWVYVFQREFATVDPALIDMFIFPSLHVKFIGTDEATTCVGLVIRNQRNGMTSVAHMDSTKVVDIGLAQMLSLVVDKNFDDDLDVHLIGGFEDVLPKQANGSTRSETQAKGDGYSFPLCTKIIETLRKRKEKFHIQTLFVLGHNTKRDSQGNAYPVFNGFLVKTSTGFVIPASFDRTTRCPDEIVRRIRISASHEDPTWKGKLLETYDTQNDRFVIAPCSWTFWQVHVALTLQDLSDEEILLQCSTSPSAEGPEFVDNLRSLQCLLAGRFL